In Aspergillus nidulans FGSC A4 chromosome II, a single window of DNA contains:
- a CDS encoding uncharacterized protein (transcript_id=CADANIAT00004471) has translation MAAKFRTLILTVALFVSALTLLDWTYDMWKIQEIFSSWPARWQQIASAKREANMAKIPREWILEPQVLEDGRSRNSIVGDYMDGLLDAKSRYVTDMDVPELVARMGDGTLTAVEVVKAFCKRAAYAHQLSNLLLEIRFNEAIERAQELDDYFNKHKKLIGPLHGIPLTLKDQFHIKGLDTSMGFIGWIGTFEGEMDTGKAKNVDSELVREFHVLGAVPIGKVIKAPETNNNILGYAFNPCNQNLSTGGSSGGEGAMQALRGSAFGIGTDIGGSVSMPASFQGVFSIKPSAGRISFKDAANTGKGQEVMPTVVGIMGRSIDTLQLILKSLLFLEPWLHDPYTLPIPWRSELEYKPQDELAYKPAFGFLANDGVLTPHPPISRAMEIVKEALQSKGHQLVDWDWPHNRETIDIHCSIARGDGCHDVYDAVHLSGEPFVPEITNLFPNGKPRAPLPLPEYEGIVRKMKDYRHRYLDYWISTAERTGDRPVEALLSPVTPYAGVLPGKFYPSTYTTSVNVLDYASVVIPVTLADKTIDVVSPNFTALNEVDQLNMEYYDPEKYHGAPAAVQLIGRRLDEERLLSLAKLVVEALNDYRSGYGG, from the exons ATGGCAGCGAAATTTCGCACTCTCATTCTCACCGTCGCCCTCTTTGTGTCAGCCTTGACACTGTTGGACTGGACGTATGATATGTGGAAAATTCAGGAAATCTTTTCCAGCTGGCCAGCCCGGTGGCAGCAGATTGCGAGCGCAAAGCGCGAAGCCAACATGGCCAAAATCCCGCGGGAATGGATTTTAGAGCCTCAAGTGCTGGAAGACGGAAGGTCTCGTAACAGCATTGTTGGGGATTACATGGACGGGTTGCTGGACGCGAAGTCCCGATACGTCACTGACATGGATGTCCCCGAGCTCGTGGCCAGGATGGGAGATGGGACACTCACAGCAGTGGAGGTAGTCAAGGCCTTTTGCAAGAGGGCCGCCTATGCTCATCAATTA AGTAATCTTCTGTTGGAGATCAGATTCAATGAAGCCATTGAGCGGGCCCAAGAGCTCGACGACTACTTCAACAAACACAAAAAGCTTATTGGTCCGCTGCATGGCATCCCACTCACACTAAAGGACCAGTTCCACATTAAAGGACTCGATACCTCGATGGGGTTTATTGGTTGGATCGGTACTTTCGAGGGAGAAATGGATACgggaaaagcaaagaatgTCGACAGTGAATTGGTCCGCGAATTTCACGTCCTCGGCGCAGTTCCTATTGGAAAGGTAA TAAAGGCCCCTGAAACAAACAACAACATACTCGGATATGCGTTCAACCCCTGCAACCAGAATCTTTCAACGGGTGGTTCATCAGGAG GTGAGGGTGCAATGCAGGCGTTGAGGGGAAGCGCATTCGGAATCGGTACTGATATTGGTGGCTCCGTATCAATGCCGGCTTCGTTTCAAGGTGTTTTCAGTATCAAGCCCTCGGCGGGACGTATATCCTTCAAGGATGCAGCAAACACC GGTAAAGGACAGGAAGTGATGCCGACTGTAGTTGGTATTATGGGCCGCTCGATAGACACGCTCCAGCTGATACTCAaatctcttcttttcctggagcCATGGCTCCATGATCCCTACACCCTACCTATCCCTTGGAGGTCGGAACTGGAGTATAAGCCGCAGGACGAATTAGCATATAAGCCAGCCTTCGGATTTTTGGCCAACGACGGTGTGCTCACGCCGCATCCTCCCATTTCACGTGCCATGGAGATAGTGAAGGAGGCCCTGCAGAGTAAAGGACATCAG TTGGTTGATTGGGACTGGCCTCACAACAGAGAGACCATCGACATCCAT TGTTCGATTGCTCGAGGGGATGGTTGTCATGACGTTTATGATGCAGTTCATCTTTCAGGTGAGCCCTTTGTGCCTGAGATTACGAATCTGTTTCCCAACGGCAAACCGAGAGCTCCTTTACCCCTCCCGGAGTATGAAGGGATAGtaaggaagatgaaagacTACCGGCATCGATATCTTGACTACTGGATATCAACTGCTGAACGAACCGGCG ACCGTCCTGTTGAGGCACTTCTTTCCCCTGTAACGCCATACGCAGGCGTCCTTCCCGGGAAATTCTACCCTTCAA CATATACCACTTCCGTCAACGTATTGGATTATGCTTCAGTTGTTATTCCGGTGACGCTAGCAGATAAAACGATAGACGTTGTCAGTCCCAATTTCACGGCCCTCAACGAGGTGGATCAGTTGAATATGGAATACT ATGACCCGGAAAAATACCACGGTGCccctgctgctgtgcagcTTATTGGGCGCAGATTGGATGAAGAAAGGTTGCTGTCGTTGGCCAAGCTTGTTGTCGAAGCGTTAAACGACTACAGATCCGGATATGGCGGGTAG
- the nut2 gene encoding mediator complex subunit NUT2 (transcript_id=CADANIAT00004472): MAISAQRRSRNLFARCTKNLTTALQTLSLHTRDDPTASTTAPNQYQSTNPNDPALHSIALPPEIIDYVDAARNPDIYTREFVELVQRGNQDLKGKKEAFADFRDVLAREMRSAMPELRGEVDKVIQATGGKKQSERERG; this comes from the exons ATGGCTATCTCGGCCCAGAGACGCAGCAGGAACTTGTTCGCAAGATGTAC CAAAAACCTCACGACTGCCCTGCAAACCCTCTCCTTACACACGCGCGACGACCCAACAGCATCCACGACGGCCCCAAACCAATACCAAAGCACGAATCCCAACGACCCCGCTCTCCACTCCATTGCCCTTCCACCCGAGATAATTGACTACGTCGATGCGGCGCGGAACCCGGACATCTACACGCGCGAGTTCGTCGAGCTCGTGCAGCGCGGAAACCAGGATCTCAAGGGGAAAAAGGAGGCCTTTGCAGACTTCCGGGATGTGCTTGCGCGGGAGATGAGGAGTGCGATGCCGGAGCTGAGAGGGGAGGTCGATAAGGTTATCCAAGCTACGGGGGGTAAAAAGCAGAGTGAGCGGGAGCGGGGATGA
- a CDS encoding putative serine/threonine protein kinase (transcript_id=CADANIAT00004473) codes for MASYHSQPYQSHAAQPRPVTSYSPVAALNAPAGTFLPNTKVQVGSHRVVVEKYLSEGGFAHVYVVRLSQPVDGSDKAVLKRVAVPDKIALANMRTEVETMKKLKGHRHIVKYIDSHASQLKAGGYEVFLLMEYCAGGGLIDFMNTRLQNRLTEPEIIKIFSDVAEGVACMHYLKPPLLHRDLKVENVLISRHGNSVIYKVCDFGSAAPPRPAATSAAEGRLIEDDVQRHTTLQYRSPEMIDVYRKQPIDEKSDIWALGVLLYKLCYYTTPFEEVGQMAILNASYKFPSYPPFSSRLKMLISSMLQESAQKRPNIYQVLREVCQMQGREVPIKDIYAHRSTSEARRYQELPPSPTEAPQVGAVFSPPIQETQISIPEIAPMRRGRPTRPDASQHNSARPSPSPFRGASTDPFAALDGKKPQEPGDEFSDRFPSLDQFNILHETKSKFDFEPSTADRNEDERLAQRLTNALADEAFAKRSPLPRETASEPASSHTQPPTLKTSSPVEYNHYRDESSRQAPLYQPAPQRPTMVSTGTMTSPPQSPGLSELKPPSRPIYRFPSSEKQPQISDNEKRKSRSGVSPVSSKLEVDPRISSDRLSNVSASPQPSMEALRPLQPEADHSLPRSRSSNNRSRPVSMHAGTKLELPPRAADSARSSLDSPKSPYDDGLPLQHARTEVDYDRSNISSDVDFLRAKEEESIRKREKRYSGSSSKHTKRSSLSTLSLSGTKTLLAGRFGDAFRRFEGSQDNKAQSPGKEDFPKPLLSPVPGSETAGESIIYPGDDDDDDDDDDDDISPEMRRELERRRLSQEEKRVANAAAEYRRRVAEQGEGGRRSANDVTRSPAILNRVQTLLGEASKPPPPKTATGYGKYTESSDPALQAKQQEGQPRPNTRGGAAPPSAPKQEIPSAGYAATQRTGPRPAAPPKPQSLRSGNTGTDPTALSGFDRLPNQPAQGIPASPGDDWEKNFSRRFPSLSGLEMVETEIEAPKFPTVRTKEV; via the exons ATGGCCTCCTATCATTCCCAGCCCTACCAGAGCCATGCCGCCCAACCTCGGCCTGTAACTTCATACAGCCCGGTTGCTGCATTGAATGCACCGGCTGGGACATTTTTGCCCAACACCAAAGTCCAGGTTGGTAGCCACCGAGTCGTCGTTGAGAAATACCTATCCGAAGGTGGATTCGCCCATGTCTACGTCGTACGTCTTTCGCAGCCCGTCGATGGCTCCGATAAGGCGGTTTTGAAGCGAGTGGCCGTTCCAGATAAGATTGCACTTGCCAACATGCGCACCGAGGTcgagacaatgaagaagctgaaaggcCACCGCCACATTGTCAAGTACATTGACTCCCATGCGTCCCAGCTCAAAGCCGGCGGATACGAAGTGTTCCTTCTGATGGAATACTGTGCGGGTGGAGGATTGATTGATTTCATGAATACGCGGCTGCAAAACCGTTTGACGGAACCAGAGATTATCAAGATCTTTTCCGATGTGGCCGAAGGTGTTGCTTGTATGCATTACCTTAAGCCTCCTCTACTGCATCGAGATTTGAAGGTGGAAAATGTTCTCATCTCTCGTCATGGGAATTCCGTTATTTACAAGGTCTGTGATTTCGGGTCTGCTGCTCCGCCGCGCCCTGCCGCTACCTCGGCTGCAGAAGGTCGCTTGATTGAGGACGATGTACAACGACATACAACCTTACAATATCGAAGTCCGGAGATGATTGACGTTTATCGCAAACAACCGATTGATGAGAAGAGTGATATCTGGGCGCTGGGAGTCCTCCTGTACAAGCTCTGCTACTACACCACACCATTTGAGGAGGTTGGACAGATGGCGATTCTCAATGCTTCCTACAAGTTCCCTTCATATCCTCCATTTTCGAGCCGGCTGAAAATGCTAATCT CCTCGATGCTTCAGGAGAGCGCGCAAAAGCGCCCAAATATATACCAGGTTCTGCGTGAAGTCTGCCAAATGCAAGGAAGAGAAGTGCCGATCAAAGAT ATCTATGCCCATCGCTCGACTTCGGAAGCACGCCGATACCAGGAGCTCCCGCCATCCCCAACAGAAGCACCGCAAGTAGGTGCCGTATTTTCTCCGCCTATCCAGGAGACTCAGATTAGCATTCCTGAGATTGCTCCGATGCGTCGTGGGCGGCCAACGAGACCTGATGCCTCTCAACACAACTCCGCACGTCCAAGTCCATCGCCCTTCCGGGGAGCATCCACAGATCCGTTCGCTGCGCTGGATGGTAAAAAGCCTCAAGAGCCCGGCGATGAATTCTCGGATAGGTTCCCTTCGCTCGACCAGTTTAACATCTTGCACGAGACGAAAAGCAAGTTCGATTTTGAGCCGAGTACCGCAGATCGAAACGAGGACGAAAGACTTGCTCAAAGGCTTACCAATGCCCTGGCCGATGAGGCGTTTGCCAAGCGCTCGCCACTGCCTCGAGAGACTGCCTCGGAGCCTGCCAGCAGTCACACGCAACCGCCAACATTGAAGACCTCGTCTCCTGTAGAATACAATCATTATCGCGATGAGTCCTCGAGGCAAGCACCGCTTTATCAACCAGCACCACAAAGGCCTACCATGGTCTCCACCGGTACCATGACCTCACCGCCACAAAGTCCAGGGCTGTCGGAGTTGAAACCACCCAGTCGTCCAATCTACAGGTTCCCGTCGTCGGAGAAACAGCCGCAAATATCAGACaatgaaaagagaaaatccaGGTCGGGCGTATCGCCTGTCTCGTCGAAGTTGGAGGTAGACCCGAGGATCTCCTCAGACAGACTATCCAATGTATCGGCATCCCCGCAACCTTCGATGGAGGCTCTTCGGCCGTTGCAGCCGGAAGCTGACCACTCCTTGCCTCGATCAAGATCCTCCAACAATAGGTCTCGCCCCGTATCAATGCACGCAGGCACGAAGCTTGAGCTTCCGCCACGTGCCGCGGACAGCGCTCGCTCATCACTTGATTCGCCAAAATCACCTTATGATGATGGGTTGCCGCTGCAGCATGCGCGGACTGAAGTGGACTATGATCGAAGTAATATATCCTCGGATGTAGATTTTTTGcgggcgaaggaggaggagtctaTTCGGAAGCGCGAGAAGCGTTATAGCGGGAGTTCTTCGAAACATACGAAGCGCTCCAGTCTGTCAACATTGTCTCTTTCCGGTACTAAGACACTACTGGCGGGTCGGTTTGGTGACGCCTTCCGCCGCTTCGAGGGGAGCCAAGACAACAAAGCTCAGTCTCCGGGCAAGGAAGACTTTCCCAAGCCATTACTGTCCCCAGTGCCGGGCTCTGAAACGGCCGGTGAATCCATCATTTACCcaggtgatgatgatgatgatgatgatgatgacgacgacgacatcTCACCTGAGATGCGCCGTGAGCTCGAACGCCGGCGTCTCTCGCAGGAAGAGAAGCGTGTGGCCAATGCTGCTGCCGAATACCGCCGCCGAGTGGCTGAGcaaggagagggaggcaGGAGATCGGCGAACGACGTGACCCGCTCCCCTGCAATCTTGAATAGGGTGCAAACGCTACTTGGTGAAGCCAGCaagcctccaccaccaaAAACCGCCACAGGATATGGGAAATATACGGAATCTTCCGATCCTGCTTTGCAGgcaaagcagcaggaagggCAACCACGACCCAACACACGTGGCGGTGCTGCACCTCCTTCAGCGCCGAAACAAGAAATACCATCAGCAGGATATGCGGCCACACAGCGCACGGGGCCGCGGCCTGCAGCGCCTCCAAAGCCGCAGAGCCTCCGTAGCGGAAATACTGGCACAGACCCAACCGCACTCAGCGGCTTTGATCGTCTCCCAAACCAACCAGCACAAGGAATCCCCGCAAGCCCAGGCGATGACTGGGAGAAGAACTTTAGCCGGCGATTTCCGAGTCTTTCTGGGCTAGAAATGGTAGAGACAGAGATCGAGGCGCCCAAATTCCCGACCGTGCGGACCAAGGAAGTGTAA